tttttcatgtaagtaatataattatgtatatatgggctattattgcaaagttattgcaattatagcctaaagatacaaatataattatacataaaATGATTAAagcttaatataaatataaatgataaaaaatcaagtaataaatcatcataaaattatttgtgatgcaattagtaattatttacataataaaatgctagaataaattaattaaaatccttttaaaatcacaaaaaattatggaaaaatactggttgatgttcatgcactattttgaaagtatatatacatttaaaaatatattagggaaaaattgggtatcaacatgacTAGAGAAAGAAGCAATAGAGAACATGTTATTTATTGCTAATGAAGGGGTTTTTGTTGAAGGAGATAAAGATGGGTCTGAGACTCAGGGGGAAGAACTTGTACCCATTGAACTATATGCATAGGAAGGTGCTACCGGGGAACCTGCTGGAGGACCTGATCCCTCTTTAGAGGATCCAACTCAGGGGTCCTCTCAGGAACCCAAGGTCAGTACTGACCCTGCTCCTTCTCCTCATTTAGATGATGAACCTTTGAGTGTGCTTGTGCCTGAGATGAGACCTGTGTCTGAAGAACAAAAGGAGGATAATGATGAGGATTCTGATGATTTACTGATTGCCAGCGTGCCTAGGCATAAATAGTTATTGATGAAGGGACAACTCCTAAGAGACCCACTACAAGGTTGCAAAAGAAGGAGGCTCTTGCATCTGCGCTTAAGAATAGTCAAGTAAGTCAAGAAGAAGAAAATTAGTGAAAGATGGCAAGGTTGTGAATGAGAAGATAGTGCCTATTATGAATGTGGATGAGGAAGAAGtcgaggaacctggttccttcaCTAGAAAGCTCTCACAAAAGCATGGTCTCCCCAAGCCAAAACGGGGATCTTCTGTATCTGCTAAAAGTTTGATTAATTTTGATGATAATGTTACTAGTGAGCATGTGGTGAAAAAATCTGGTGATAAGTCAATGGAAGAGTCTGGTGTTGTTATGATAGAAGAACTGGGTGAAATATTTGTGAAGTctgatgaaaaagggaagaatgtTCGTACGTCTGCTAGGAGAAAAGCTAATACTGATGAGGAACCTAGTTTCTCCAAGAAGGTCAGGGTTGGTGAACCAAGGAGTGCTTGGAAAGAGAGACTGAAGAACCAAAATGTGCTATGTGGCTGCACATTTACCCCTGATATCTTGGATGAGGCCGGTATGAGATAGTTGGTTGAGGTCTATGAGTTCCAATGGTGGACACATTTTTCCACAAATGATGCTCCAAAGGTATATCAGGAGAAAGTTCAAAGTTTCTATGCCGACTTATTCAAGGTTGAGGATGATCACATCTGCGTGTTGGTAAATAGAGTTAATATGGTAATGGACTCTGCCTTGTTGGGGTCTATTCTTTGTGTGCCTGCTGAAGGGCTGTCCAATGTTCAGGGAACCCATTTGCAAAATTTCATAAATGCAATCTTGAAGGACAGAGCAGTTCAGCAGGGGGAACGGGTTCAGAAGAAGGCCCTCCTTCCTGTATACTAACTGCTATTTGAGATGGTAAACAAGGTATTACTGCCTCGAGCTGAGAGAATATCTATCACCTCTTGTGCATACTTGTTCCTCATGGAAGCACTGAACAACTTCACTACCATCAATTTGCCTGCGATCATGATAGAGCACATGAATAAAGTGGCAGACTTTAAAGATGGTGATCATGGGCTGACATATGGGTTCCTTCTCACCAAGGTTTTTGAGCACTTCAAGGTTCCTCTAGGACCAGCTAAAGTGGGCACCAAGAAGCAAACATTCTCTAAAGCTACTCTTGAAGAATGTGAGTATATTGATTGGAAGAGTTGGAAGCACTTCTACCATATCTTAGTTGATTAATGCTCAAAACAGTGCTAATACTGAGATAAGGCAATTGAAAGCAAGGAATGCTATCTTTGAGACTCAGTTAAGTTAACTGCAAGAGGCACCTGATTCCAGTAGCTCTCAAAGTGGAGAGGTTGCGCGTCTGACAAAAGAGAACGCTGAGCTCAGGAAATAAGTGGACGAACTGAAAGAGAGACTACTCAATGAGCAAATGTCAGCAAAGCTCGAATGGATTTAGTCCTCCAAACCCTTGCCTCTGCCTCCAAAACTTCTCCTTCTAGTGCTCCCTAAATAGCGTCTTTCCCGGTGTCAAGTGTATTATCTAGTTTGTGGTCAAGTCCCTCAGTGTCAGTTCTTATGATGATGGTTgtggtattttattttattttggttcTAAATTGTGGATATGGTAGTAACATTGACTCTGCTCCTGTTGCAAAATCCAAATTATGTTAATCAAAGTTTTTCCCTTTTTGCTGCTTATACCTTGCTTTTATACTCAATTTTTTTAGTCATGACTGAGTGCAcatatgtcacgccccaaacgtGTGGAGGCGTGGCTGGAACCCGGTGTCGTAGTGGCCCGAGCGAaacactctgtaactcattcattcctttttataactatcatgggccaacatggccacaactcgtaatgtgcAATTTtaagtgggcaaatgttataTTAATGAACCATCAATCATAAAACATGGATACATATAGACCGTCAAGGCCTCTGGTATACTATACAAAATAAACTtctgtctacaaagcctttaagattatttgacatcttGGGAAGGGCACCGGCCTACCCATAAATATGTAATAAAACTTCGACATGATGACTCGTTTACTCggtgcactccgaatgaggtggagtcttaccgatccttcgctgaatgtcaatctcgtctactatgagggttcgtcaaactgattgtctatacctgcaggcatgaatgcagcatccccaacaaaatgacatcagtacgaataatgtaccgagtatgtaaggcatgtaaatcaacatataaaggacatgaaagaaacatggataCATGACTCAGcctgtaagtttggataactctgtatatcatgaaatatttataatatcatgcatatgcatataaatgtcatgtaatgcatagttctgtacgtacataacataatcaagcctatgagggcatctcatcatattatctcggctactgtgggcaaaatcatcatcgtataccagttgatcgggtggtggtgcgtatataacgccataaccttttccatatccaatatacatatacatatatacatatatatacatatatatatatatatatatatatatatatatatatatatatacgagtatataatgccataacatcatcacgcctctgAGTCACGGGTAAATGCActtgtataaatgaatgaaatgcatgaaaatatgtaataatctcaatattcttttcggataaactttatcaactgtgtattattctaagacccatgaatagaaggtataataatatgacacatggaaattcaagaatataTGCACCTCTAacacttctatgaatagagttatttatagAAGTTGTATATTTTCTCattcgtttgtatcgtatagatcatgccaaaaaaaaaggGTTAGCCTTAACACACCTGAGTTTACAGGATAATTGAACTTGTCTGTTGCTTGCTTTACTTCTTTCGTATTCCATACAGAATTGAAAATTAAAGGAGAAGGGTTATGTAGACCTCCATTTTCAGTAGCAACTAACTTTCGGTTGGTTCTAATTATAGGAACGTTAAAATCTTGCATAATCCTAAAGCATTTTTCTTCTTATATATATAAGGGCATCTTCACATAGTGCATGTACTCCTTCTGACTAGGGTCCCCAAATGTGATTTACTAAATTTCCAAGTATGCTCACCCCCTTGGTCTTTTgataatttttattcataatgCTATAGCAGAATTGAAACCTTTCTCAAACAAATCTACTGAAGTGATTTATATCATTTAACAAGTCCCTATTAATTATTTCTCAACACGCTTAATAAAAAGCCATAGTAAATCCATCTAGCCATGGGCGTTGTCACCATTATGACACCCGTTCACCTCCTCTCTTTTTTTCGGACAACATTCATGAATAGGTGAAGAGTACatgttgcttttttttttttttttgatgtggCATCGTTCCACATGACAGTGTGTGGAGAAGTTCTGGTTACTATGTTTCTGATGATTTGTTGTGCAATAGATATTGTACTGTGACAGAGACAGTTAATACGGATCAGCAGCCAAAGGTGACCGAGTCACCAGAACTTCCAGATTGGGTTAAAATTGTAAAGAAAGAGGAAACAGTGGTTGACTTTGGAGATGACGACTTCTTACTTCCCTCATTCTCAGAATGGGTAAAAAATGAGAAGCTTCATGCAAGGGAAGTTGATGTGAGAGGTTTGGCAAGCGATATTGCAGACAGTGATGTTGATAAGATCAACAAATTATTGAGGTTTCATTTCAAAGCACCCGATGCTGTTGTAGATGCGTTGAATAACTGCACATTTGATGTTTCAGAGTGTTTGGTTGAGCAAATTTTGAAGAGGTTCAGTTGTGAGTGGATACCTTCTTACGGGTTCTTTAAATGGGCAAAAGTGCAAAAGGGTGTCACACTTTCCTCTGATTTGTATAATCTGATGGTTGACAACTTGGGAAAATCAAAGAAGTTTGATCTTATGAGGGAATTGATGGACGAAATGAGTCACTTGCAAGGGTATGTTTCATTGAATACTATGATTAAAATCATGAGAAGGCTTGCCAAGGCTGGTAAATATGAGGATGCAATAGAGGCATTTAAAAGAATGAAGGAATTTGGCGTACAGAAGAATACAAGTGGTATGAATGCATTAATCGATGCATTGGTGAAGGAAGAGGGCTGCCACGTTTTGGGCTTATTAAGCCCTATCCCAACACCTTAATTAATACCCATTAATCTTTAATTAACTAGTTAATCTTCAACTAATTAATAATTactcaattatccacataattaagaattgtctcatattacttaaaatactacccaCTTTTAAATACACTTTACATACTCTACTattgtggtcatatggtaccatataaaataaatacatacactgttattttattaaaacatccacataaaaaaatacatatattttctcaactttcttaatctcatataaagagtacaaattttcgtacactaaattcttaaaatggtaaaaagataaccttcttttcttgtgagaaaataatttttatctttacaataaagaaaatctcataaactttctcatattatgtgtatacttcaaaacatattcgaaagtagtaatattaataattatataaaattatatttttcaaccatttttatttttttcttttacaaaaaaaaaaagttccactcaaaataccataccaaatatatacatataatggtatcaaggttgttaatcttacggggtgtaacaataCAAGTGGCATGAGTTAACTTAAGGCTAGACTTCTTTATTACTTAAAAGCATGTTACTGATCTTTTTATGATGTCAAAAAGGAGAAGAATAATAATTGCATAGTTGTGTTGTGTTCTGATTTTGTGCACTGATTAAGGGGAATGCAGATTCAGGGGGAAACTTAAGGTCTTTCTGGTTCACTATCTAGTCCTGTGTGGTTTTTTCTGGGATTTTCAATTATgattttgtcatcatcaaaaagggaaaattgataggttacaagtaccttgttTACAAGTATCTTGTTTTATATtttaatgatctaacaaacttactatcaagaactagataaggaacctgttacacattctCAAGACCATAAGATTGAGGTTCCAGTTTGGGATATGGCTCAACTCTTCAGAGTCGAAGGAATAGCTAAGGGAACAGGTCGCTACCAGCTCCCGAGGTAACTGtacgaagtcaactctccagctgAAAAAGTTGTTGTATGCACACGCTACAGTACAGAAACAGTGCAGCagtcaactttctgtggaaggctttttacctaccttgcttacatcattgtgtAATGTCACACATGTATTATTAATACCAAGGAAAGTAAAATAAAGTCACTTGAACACTTTGAGAATTTACTCAAGCTCTTTTACGTGATTGATCATCCAGCAAGCAATTCTCAAttgcatcaagaacaaagaataaaataactacggaccagttcccacatcaagttattgtatgtccttagttgagttgtaacttcgTAATAGTTCTTGAagtgtaattcctacttagcttttTTAGAAGTATTCTGTAGGAAACTCTTTTGTAAATCTTAAACCCTTGTGTTTGactcttggctagagttagtcgagttgtaatgtctttgtaataaagttattacaaagtgacttgtaatagagtatcacaagttagtgagggattaaaagattaattcctaggttgcataggttataatctaaaagttgcttagtagtgaagttgaaatcctaaaAGGGTAGATTGTagtttttaatcccgttgagtTGAAAATTTTCCACATTAAAATTTCTCTTGCCATTTGCTTACTGCAGTGTGCGTGTGTTTTGTTAAAGCttatagagaacctggttctctatagagtTTAGTGGACCCTAATATTCTATCACCTTCATTTGTTCAGTGATCGTGCAGTCCAGGACGATGCGGTAGCATTCCTGAGATGTGTGTTGTTCTCTTCGTATGCTTAATATTCCCCATGGAGATGGAAATTCAATGGCTTGGTGCAAGCTGGAGGGGACGCCtctcatggcgtgtatccatggtcgccctATTATGGCATTGTATGTCGTGTCCTGGTCCATGATATGGAATGTGGTTTCCAAAGTAACGCCGCCGGCCAAGACGGGGAGTATGATTTCTCCAGAAGTTCgttcaactgcattgttaaaacatGTTAGTGTGATGCAACGCGGCACTATCTTCCTTGAATTTCATTTGTGCAAGTACCCGAGGGTGGATAATGCATGCACCACTCCCATCATCTACCATAATGCATCTCAAATCTGTATCTAAAATTTGTAAAGTGATAACAAGGGCATCATATTGAGGGACAACCAAACCGggggtatctgacttatcgaagatgatactttcttcgagttcgTCATACCGTTCATGAGTGATCGATCGTTTGAGCTTATGGGTTGTGGTGAACTTTACGCTATTGATAGAAGCATCATCGCCGTTATAACGCCCATAAATTTTCACGAGTCATTTGATTATTATGATATTCCTTTCGCTTGATTTAACCATTTGCAGTTGTAGGGGATAGTGAAATTCATGCAAATAGTAttacgggagaaattcaaaaatagtcaaatttacaagtggtcgttcaaaaatagcccagtttcaaaagtaatcgaaatttagccatttttcatgtaaagataaatctgaacgaaaacactgttcaaaatacggaaaaaaacttcagcataatatactgtagttatactggaactccagtctaatatactggagttccagtataatataccggtcgaGAAtaatatactggagccagcaaagtataccgatccagcataatatattggaggttcatacacaggtgcaccgaactccagtatattatgctggaccggtctctgttgcagcaaaatagtggctatttttcattgacttggtaaacgctggctatttttgaatgaccagtccgaaaactggctagaccgtgctatttttactaatATTATGTATATTCGGTAGTGGGTTTGAGTTGTTAGAATGGATCCTTGAGCAATAGTCTTAATTATGTTCTCTTATTCTTCTTTTGTGTATATTTCTTAgcgaaattaattatttttatttttggaaaaatttagTTTTATTTGCGGATGCATAAATATATACTTATATTTGGAAATAGTATTTAAGGGATAGAGGAATGTCATTTGAATAGATAAGTAGTTATTGGGCCAAAAATTAGTGACTTTGGttgattttatttattaaaaaaaaaaggaaagtggGCCAAGCCCACCTTCTGTTACTATtacggggcatttgcatctatacccgttttttgtgttacgttttaacttgtgcccgctttgcaaaaaaattgcaagtgtacccgatttttcgcataacttcagcatacggggttgaaatagcaaaggcaatcacgcaaaacttcagcattctagtagtcgggcctgaagttaagctctagagctgaaatttttgttttgtaactggcgaacttcagctctagagctgaagtttttgtttataactgacgaacttcaactctagagctgaagtttttgtatcATCTATGACAATACTGTAAGATAGATCTCACAGTCATTTACATTGTCTAGAAATAACTGAAATCAAACAACGGTGTCTCCATGACCTTTTTGGATGATAACAAGAAAGTTGTAGGGCTCTTCCTTTCACTTTCTTTATAGTTACAAcgaatataaatataatatattatttttcttttgagtTACGCTGAGAGAATACCGTCAATTCTCtgataatacaaaaatatttgaCTTGAGAAATATGGAAGTATGGTGATGTTCTGTTCATCTCAAAAGATGATTTTTTATCAGTTGAAGTACTCTTGCAAATTAAGCTGGAAttttttctttgagagagatttCCTGAAAGAATATCTATTTACTATTTAATCACACTAGTAAGCTTTCCAAGGCCTTttaacagaagaagaagaagaaaacgaactaggagaaggaggaggagaaagtggctgaagttatttaaaaattgAGTACAtgttaaaacttttttaaaaaattgatatagattaaatgggggcgaccaaatagagcGCCCCGTGTAATTTTTACTACTATTATGTGCCCTAAGGAGATCAAATGGGGGAAACTTTTAGTTTTAGAATCCTAAATAAAAAAGCGCAGGTATCAATGAATCTACAAAATGatgttttttgaaaattttgtttGGATAAAAGAAATAACAATTTTCATGTATAAAAAGGTAATTTTTTTCTTTGAAAAAGGTATCTTTGTTTTTTCCTTTTACAAAGTATCTAAACATACAAATTTGAAAacctaaaagaaaaaagagggggGAGGGGAGGCACATCAGCTACATGTTTGTTTCCAAAAGATATAGTTACCACGGCACAACAGCAAAAAGCCCAAAGAAAAAAAGTTTACATTGTTAGCAAGTTTGGAGGAATAAAATTAAAACAGAAGGAATTTTGGTCACAACTTCTTTCATATGCTTCATGTATTTTACTAATTTGAAATACACTTTTTCACCTTGAGTTATAAGTTTGGCATCAATAAACATTACGTACAAGCCTTTCACAACTATGCAATTTAAAGGTAATCTGGCCAAAGTAACAATATACTCCATATTGATAAAAATATCTATAGTAGGAAGCGGAGTTATTCTCTTTGATCGATCAGTTCTCAAAGAATTGAAAAATAATAAAGATGTTGAGTTACAGAAAGTTGAAGtggaaaatataaataaaaaagataaacacataatttttaagagaaaataaAACTCCATGACGACTAATAAACGTTACAATATTAAACATGTAAATCATTTTTTATTAAGAATATAAAAACGCTCAAGAAACTTATCATCAAGGTATAATTAAGAAAAGTGATTTCTCCAACTGTCTAACCTGAATTAACGAATAACTCCCGAGTTTGACAAATGTTCATATACTGCTAAAAACAATATAAAATCAAGTAAGAAAATGATAAGTTATCGTTACCTATTATGTCAAAGTCCTTTTTCCGGCCTAGAAATCTAGCCAAATTAAGTGACTTAAATGATACTCCTAATAGAATTTTCTTTTTGTGGAAGAAGCGAAAACTCAAAACTTAGGTTTTCTAGAATGAATCAATCTTATTAAGTTATACAGGTTAAAGGAATATAATCAGGAATTTAATTCATGCTTTGTGTAGCAAGAGCCAATAATTAACTGCTCTTCATATTTCGCAACTGAATTTTTCTAAATGAATAaaattacttttatttattttattacgtAAGGAAAACACTTCTCGCTCATTATTTTACTTTTCTAGGTTCGATGAGAGTTTTGTACTAAATATGAGGAAGCACCCAAAAAAGAGACACGATTACGTGCAAAGGTGCAAAAGAAAAGTGCTAAAGCTTCATGAGATGTGCTTAACATTTcacttactatttcgataagacAATTTTCACAAACCACTATTGTTTAGTAGTTATTAGTTAGTTGTAGCTACCATTTACcatattacttcctatagctatgttttcaggGTTTTTAGattgtattcgatgtatttaagctactgtattcatgaatacagtagcatttctCGGCGTGAAACgggggattacagctagacagattaatgtattcgactgtattcacagtgtgaaacaggggattacagctaaacagattattgtattcgactgtattcacgatatgtatttgtgaatacagtAACGTAAATAGCGCAATTCATGGTCTATTCAGCTGTTTgtaaatggaaagtgaatcaattaacataatagattcctaatataactcaaactcaattataacacaccaaatttatatttccagttacaaaaaagattctcaatcgtaaaatactccaaaaatatagcaatctttagagaaattatataattacattaaatatagttaaatacataaaaatacattgaatacatgaagtatagcaggtcatctatagtgcaaaaatatatgaatacatactgcagatacatttgaatatatatatatatatatatatacacatacacacacatatacatcTGAATAcctaaattatattaattaaaaaaaatatatgaatacattcgtgaaatatagcgagacagtaaatacaatgaaatacatggaataagGCGGGATACATTATAATACAATATAAAAAAAggcaatgaatacaatgaaatacataaaatacagcgagatacattgaaatacaattaaaaaaaggtaacagaatcttcaagttgctcagctccaaactccgtcgtctttgttcaagaacaaccctaatgtcATCTCGTCAAGAGGGCCGCTATTCTGACTCGAAACTCTTAAAATTTGGCGCAAAAACGAAAGAAATTCCTTATTTTCAATAGATGATTGTTTTCTTTTGTTAGTAATTGCAAATTTGGTAGATGATGAAAACCAGCAATGGAGGTGGTGAGAGGCAAGAGTTGTAGTGTCCATGTCCAGATTTCATTGCAAAGCAACGACCATCAGAATGGGGTGGATCTTTCTCTCCAGGGCTTGATTTCGACATTGATTCAGAACTTTAGCCCACAGACAATGAAAATTTCGCGAGATAATGGAGATGAATCAGTGGAGAATAGTGGTAGTATTCATGGAGAAAGACTGACGTTGAGAGAGAGGGGGTGgagaaaaatctaaaagaatgagagagaaaaataatacaaagagtattttatggcttaagagtAGGAGGTaatcataaatagatatttggttatgaaaatcaaaaggtagctatagaatattattttttaaaaagatatttatttaaaataaataagttatcaacatttgctataggaggtaaaaattcatTTCGATAACCAATTTAAACGTTGTGATTGTCTTCTTAGtcctttctttaaaaaaatttctTCTCAAGCATCTTCCCTTGCTAAATATTTAGAACCATTTtgtatttctctttttttctatttttccacGAGTTTTTCCCTTCTGGCTACATCACCCAAAAAATTAATGCTGATTTCTCACCTactttactatgtttatctcCCCTTTATACTGTGATGACCATGAAAAAGAATTTCGTTTGAAGACTATGATAGGAAAAGCTAAATAAACGTTAAAGGAAGCCAAGCAAAGTTGAgaaaaaaggctcaaaaatgaaaCGAGCTCTAATTGAGATGACAAAACTGTACAAGTATCATATATGCAGCTATCAAAGGAGTTCCtatttgtgacgacccggtcagtcgtctcatgagttatcgctccgtttTCCTCATTTCTATTTCTAATtgctttgtataatggttctatatgtgatcgggttgattggttagggttcgaaaaggatttggtaaggtttgagatacttagtctcttttaaggaaggttaagttggaaaagtcaaccggatttgatttatgtgttagaggactcggatgtgagttctgatgattCAGTTAACTTCGggatgtgatttgggacttaggagcgtgatcgggataagttttggaggttcggagtagaattaggcttgaattgacgaagttggcattttttggcaatttccagttgataggtgagattttgatataggggttggaatggaattccgagagttgcagcagtaccgttgtgtcatttgggatgtgtgtgcaaaatttcaggtcattcggacgtgatttggttgggtttttgatcaaaagcggaatccGGGAGATTTTGGgagtttaggcttgaatccaagatgttttggtcgatttgatgttgtttgaggtgttttgaagattggaacaagtttgaataaggttttggggcatgttggtgcttttggttgaggtcccgagggcctcggggtgatttcggatggttgacggagagttgaGATTTTGGTGAAGTTAcagaatttgctgcttctggtatttccgcaccttcggattgggaaccgcaggtgcgatgccgcaaatgcgaggaaatggctgcagaagcggtcaaggaggAGAAGTgcaggagccgcagatgcggttggttGACCGCACTTGCGATGGCTCATGTGCGGTTAtgggatcgcagatgcgatttttgGGAATTTAAGTGAAAGCGGCAGAAGCGGCTATTTGACCACAAATGCGGTGACGCAGAAGTGTGAGTCTAGTCGCAGGTGCAAAAATCCCTagccagaaggtatatattgctttcttcgcgaatttttgcaaaATACTCCATTTTTtaagacgggaaagaggctaaggcataggatttcaagaggaatcaaaggatatcagttgggtaagtcccctaagcttaattacttgggtttaagatcattttttcattgtttaatcatggttttagcggagattaaggaagaaaaactggggattagggcttgagat
This genomic stretch from Nicotiana sylvestris chromosome 9, ASM39365v2, whole genome shotgun sequence harbors:
- the LOC104220394 gene encoding pentatricopeptide repeat-containing protein At3g22670, mitochondrial-like encodes the protein MVNKVLLPRAERISITSCAYLFLMEALNNFTTINLPAIMIEHMNKVADFKDGDHGLTYGFLLTKVFEHFKVPLGPAKVGTKKQTFSKATLEECEYCTVTETVNTDQQPKVTESPELPDWVKIVKKEETVVDFGDDDFLLPSFSEWVKNEKLHAREVDVRGLASDIADSDVDKINKLLRFHFKAPDAVVDALNNCTFDVSECLVEQILKRFSCEWIPSYGFFKWAKVQKGVTLSSDLYNLMVDNLGKSKKFDLMRELMDEMSHLQGYVSLNTMIKIMRRLAKAGKYEDAIEAFKRMKEFGVQKNTSGMNALIDALVKEEGCHVLGLLSPIPTP